From Thermoplasmata archaeon, one genomic window encodes:
- a CDS encoding lipoate protein ligase C-terminal domain-containing protein, giving the protein MECSASYKVKGGKLIKVRLVKEDDIIISISIFGDFFIHPEESIDVLENSLKNVTISDAEKKIYDFFKSVELVGANAEDFVNTVKLAYYK; this is encoded by the coding sequence ATGGAATGTTCAGCTTCATATAAGGTAAAAGGTGGCAAACTGATAAAAGTCAGGTTGGTAAAAGAAGATGACATTATAATAAGCATCAGCATTTTCGGAGACTTTTTCATACATCCTGAAGAATCAATAGATGTGCTTGAAAATTCTTTAAAAAATGTCACTATTTCTGATGCAGAAAAAAAAATCTATGATTTTTTTAAAAGTGTGGAGCTGGTAGGCGCAAACGCTGAAGACTTTGTAAACACGGTTAAACTCGCATACTATAAATAA